GGGGTTTATGGGAAGCTCGCCACCCATTTCCGTCGCCCCGCTCCTTATAAGCCCCGGTCCTCCCCCCTCCTCACATATCCCCAGTGCCTCCATCCAGCAAACGCCTGCCGTCGAGGCAGGTATGTAAAGCTCCGCCACATCAAACTGTTTGAACGGGTCAGTGACTCCCGCCATCTCATAAGCCTCGCGTGCAGCAACCTCCAGCGAGGGCAGGTTCGCCAGCCCGATTCCATCGGCCATGTGGACCAGAATATGGCAATCCCCCACTCCCAGTACCCAGGCAGGCCGGTCAACAATCTTCCTCGCCTTGTCCCCGCCGGCAAATACAACAGCGCAGGCACCGTCAGTCCGGGGACACATGTCGAGAAGCTTGATAGGGTAGGAAATGTATTGCGATTTCATTACCTCCTCAACGGTTATCGTCTGCCGGAGATGGGCATAGGGATTGTATCTCGCTGCATTGTTATGGTCTCTCACCGAGACCAGCGCAGCATCCTCCTCGGTAGCGCCATACTTGCTCATGTAGGCGGTATACTGCGCCGCCAGCGGGCCAATCGCTCCACCGGCGTACTCCCTCTCGGTGATGGGGTCGAAGCAGGTGGATATGGCTGCAGTGGTGTCGGATTCGGAGTTCTGCTCCCAGCCGATGGCCAGTACCGTATCAAACAAACCCGATGCCACGTGATAGAATGCAGCATGGCCTACCGCGCTACCCGTCGTCCCTCCCGTGGTTACCTTCATGATCGGCTTCATATAACCACCGGAACCATCCACACTCCACATATCCACATAGTTGATCGACTCGAAATGGTCCATGTTGCCAATCACTATTGCATCTATATCCGCCATGGTGAGCCCCGTGCTTTCCAGGGCCCTCTTAACGGCAACGCATATCAGTTCCTGACCCTTGTACTCCTTATTCTTACTTTTATGATGGGTTTGACCCACCCCTACTATTGCCACCCCGTTCTTCATGGCGTTAACGCTCCCCTAAAACGAATAGGTCACATATAATCCGATCTAGCTCTCGAGGACAAATACACAGTGTCCCTGCCCACATGCTCCCTCGATACCATGCGCCAATGCTACCTTCGCTCCCTCAACCTGTCTGGCACCGGCCTCACCCCTTAACTGCAGCACCGCTTCGGCAATCCGCACCAGCCCGGCAACCTGAACCGCATGCGCGGAGAGCACCCCTCCGGATGGGTTAACAGGCAAAGCGCCACCTAACTCGGTCACACCCGAATCCACCATGTTACCGCCTTCACCCCGCCCACACAGGCCCAGCCCTTCCATCCACATTAGCTCCATATATGAGAAAGCATCGTAGACCTCTGCCAGGTCAATTTCATCCATGGGATTTATAACTCCAGCCATTTTGTAAGCCCTTCCCGCAGCCGAAACCAGTGCATCTACCTCAGCCAGATCGCGATCCCCCAGATGATATGCATCGGCACAATGACCGATGCCCTTTATCCATATAGGCTTGCTGCACCTCTCCCCTGCTGTCTTCTCCTCTGTCATTATGATCGCGCATGCCCCATCGGAGATGGGAGAGGCATCAAGGAGCTTTATCGGGTCCGCCAGCACCCTGGATTTAAGAACATCTTCGACGGTTATATCCAGCGGCAATTGTGCGTAAGGGTTGGCCTTAGCATTTCCATGGTTCTTTACCGATACTTTTGCGCATTGCTCCTCGGTGACCCCGTATTTTGACATGTAACTTCTCATCTGGAGCGCCGATGAGCTTATGGCGTCAACCCCCAGGACACGTTCGTAGACAGGATCGAACATGGCATTGCTGATGACCTGCGGGATACCCTCAGAGATCTTGCTCTGCGCCACCACTAGTGTCACCTTGTGGAGGCCGGAAAGTATTCGCATAGCCCCCATGAGTGCACCGTAGGTGCCATCCCCTTCCACATTGGTGGTTGGTACCCGGTGGGAACCGGTTGCTTCCGTAATCGTCATGCAGGAGATGGTACGTCCATCCCAGAAATCGTTGCAGACAGTGATCGTATTATCAATGTCTCCGATGGTAAGCCCAGCATCCTCCAGTGCCTCGCAGGTAACCTGGTAGGCCATCTCAGCATGGGATGCCGGGTTGTATCTCCTATACCTGGTCTGAGCAACTCCGATAATGCCCACTTTATCCACTTTATAACTCCTAGCAAAGACGCACCTGGGCACGAGCACCGCTTAAGGCTCAAGAGGCTTGAAATACATAATATCCAGATAGTTACCTTCCCGAGCTTCACGAAACACAGCCTTTAACCTCATACCAACCCTGATATTATCCGGCTCAACCTCCCCCAGCAGATGCATTAGCCCGGTGCTCGCTCCATCCAGCTTTACTATGCCCAGGGCGTACGGGGGCTTCTGTGGCTGGATGCCCGGTACGGCATATCTTATAACGGTGTAGGTCAATAAGGTGCCGACGTCCCCGACCTCAACCCATTCATCTATAGCGCAAAAACACCGCGGGCAGGTCTCCCTGGGTGGCAAATACACCCGCTCACACCGGGGACATCTGGTTCCCCAGATTTTGCAGTTGTCCCTTATCTCCCGGTAAAACCTGCTCCCGACCCTTCCGGCATGCCAGGTATAAGGGAGCTTTATGCGGCTGGGATACATCAAAGTACCGCTGTCACCCAGTTCCTCGCTTCTTACCGCCATCCTTTGCTCCTTGCCGTTCCGGATTCCCGGACCCTCCCTTACCTGCCATGTGGCAGTTTCAGGAAGGCTGAATATATCACAATCCTTTCAGCCACTCTATTTCACAGAACTCGACCTCAGCTCGGTTTCCTGGCAATAAATACCTTTATGGTGGATACTGCCACATCCTCCCCTCGCTGGTTCTTAACCGACTGCTTCAGATTGACAACGCCACCCAGATCACCCTTATCCTGCTTGTCAACTACCTCCAGTTCAACGTGAATGGTATCGCCGATCTTGGTGGGTGCGGTAAACCGCACCCTGTCCATACCGTAGAACGCTATAATTGCCATCTCGTAAAGCGGCATGAGCCCGGTCGCCACCGAAAGCACCAGCATGCCATGGGCTATCCTCTCCCCGAAAGGGCCCTTCTTAGCATATTCCACGTCAGTATGAAGCGGATACCAGTCCCCGCTAAAAGCGGCGAAGTTGACAATGTCGGCTTCGGTGATCGTTCTCGCTCTGGTTACCTCCACATCACCGACCTGAATCTCTTCAAAATACTTCATATCGCCTCCCGCTGCTAGTACCCTTGGTATAAAACCTAGCGTTTAGCATTCTACCATTATCCTAAAAATCGCGCATCTCCAGCAAGACAATGGAATCAATTCCTTGATGAATTAAATGAATTCTTCTATCGGTATAATATTCCTTAAAACACAGTACGTCATCACCAGGAATAGTGCAGTATATCCAGAAACCTGTTCTATCCTTTCCGGCACTCGCAGCGGGATACGCCGCCCCGTAGTTAGATATACAATATCTGAGAGAAGGATTGCCATGAAGAAGAAGTATAGTGCTGGCGAGAATATATTGTAGTTAACCGCGGCGGCGAAATCACCGTGGGAGATAGCGTGAAAGGCTCTGGTCATGCCGCAGCCGGGGCATTCTAGTCCGGTCAGGGTATGAAACAGGCAAAGGCTGACCCCTTCCCCTTGCCAGAACCAGGCTGCGATAAATACTGCACCCAGGACGGCGATGCGTAGTAACCGTGTCTTATTTGCGCACTGTAGCAATCTTGTTTACTTCGTTCTGGATCACCGCTAGGCTGATTATGCCAAAAAATATGCCCACCAGAAGCGATATAAGAGAAACGTCATTTACCTCTATCCCTCTTTTCTCCTGAATCTCCACTATATATTTGGGATACTGGTAATAACAATATAAGAAGTATATACCACAGGTTATAAACCCCAGGAGAAAATCAATAACTCCATTTGGCTTCGTTCCACCCTTGAGCCGTTTTATATCATCAGCGAGAACAATAAACCAGTATATTTGGAAGAGGCCGCATGTGAGTACTGATAATACAATGTATAGAGGTATACCCCTCTCGCTTACCTTTGCCCGTTTAGCCATTTTTCTCCTTTCATAAGCCCAAATCTGCTAAAGCTACCTCAGGATATTACTTATTTAAGCTCATTCCTCCCCAACCAACTTTCAACCAGGTTGGAATCCTTATGTTATCACCAAACCTCCTCTGCTATTCTATTCCTTTATGATTTGGAATAATCGGGAGTTCTCTATCACTATTGCAGTGGCGTAAACCTCACCCCTTCGCTATTTGACCCAAATAGTATGCCCATCCCTGCTGATTGTCAAGCATGTGTAAGCTCTTTGCCTGTGATCTGCCTATGCATCTGAGAGGATTATCCTCAGCACCCCAAGAGACATCTGGTAGCCCCAAACGAAAACTCTCCCAGGAAGTAGCTGATACCTTCTTTGGCTTGCCTGTCCACCCCTTTTTCTGCGTTGCTTCTTTCGTCCGTGTGTAGCGCCCTTATCCCTGGATTGACACTCCGTATACTAAATACTCTTTTCATTTGGATAGTAGTGTGTTAAAATTATAATAGCTTCTAAATAGTCTTTTCGGAGAGGGAGATGCCCAGTAGATTTGAGAAGTTTACCGAGAGAGCTCGCAAGGTTCTCAGCCTGTCCCAGGAGGAAGCTCAGAGCTTCAACCATGACTATATCGGAACCGAGCACATACTGCTGGGTCTGGTTCGTGAGGGCGAGGGTGTCGCCGCCAAGGTGCTTATTAGCCTCGGTGTGGAACTGGATAAGGTACGCAGCGCTGTAGAGTATATTATCGGGCGAGGTGAAAAAGGCGTTAGCGGCGAGATCGGGCTTACCCCCAGGGCGAAGCGGGTTATCGAACTCGCTGTGGACGAGGCACGACGGCTTAACCACAATTACATCGGTACCGAGCATCTCCTCCTCGGGCTACTACGCGAGGAGGAAGGGGTAGCCTCTGGTGTGCTGGAAAGCATGGGCATCAGCCTGGACAAGGTGCGTGCCGAGACGGTGCGCATACTGAGTCAGAGCACGTCTAAATCTCATACTAGCATCCGTCCCGCCTCGAAGACCCCTACTCTGGACCAAATTAGCGTTGACTTGACCGATGCGGCTCGCAAGGGAAAGCTGGACCCTATTATTGGACGCAAAAAGGAGATCGAGCGAGTCATTCAAGTCCTCAGCAGGCGCACCAAGAACAATCCCTGTCTTATTGGCGAGCCCGGAGTTGGCAAGACAGCCATTGTAGAAGGACTGGCTCATCACATTGTCGCCGGAGACGTCCCCAAATCCTTGCGGGATCGGCGGCTGCTTACGCTGGACATCGGGGCACTGGTTGCGGGGACCAAGTATCGGGGTGAGTTTGAGGAACGGTTAAAGAAGGTCATCGATGAGGTAAAGACTTCGGGCAACTGCAGCCTCTTCATCGATGAAATACATACCATTGTTGGAGCTGGCGCTGCGGAGGGCGCTGTTGACGCCTCCAGTATTCTGAAGCCGCCACTGGCGCGCGGGGAGCTTCAATGCATCGGGGCAACCACCGCGGACGATTATCGAAAGCACCTGGAGAAAGACGCAGCTCTGGAACGCAGGTTCCAACCCATCACAGTTGAAGAGCCTTCAGTGGAGGAAACCGTGGAGATCCTGAAGGGTATTAAGAGCCGATACGAAGAGCATCATCAACTGACTATAAGCGATGAGGCCCTCGACACCGCAGCGGCACTGGCGGCAAGATATATACCCGACCGCTTCCTCCCCGATAAGGCTATCGACCTGATCGATGAGGCGTCTTCCCGGTTGCGGATCAGGCATCTCTACGCCTCCCCTAGCTTGAGTGATGCGATACAGGACCTGGAGACGCTGCGGCAGGATAAGGAGGCAGCTATCGCTTCCCAGCAGTATGAGCGAGCTGGAGAGCTACGGAATCGCGAGCTTGAGCTTGAAAAGGTAGTGAAAATACATGAGGAGGAGCAGCAGGAGAAACAAGAGTCGGAGCTGCTCGTGGTCACATCTGAGGAGATTGCAGAGGTGGTGAGTATGTGGACCGGGATCCCGGTCACCCGCCTGGCTCATGATGAGACCACACGACTGCTCCAGATGGAGGAGGTGCTACACCAGCGCATCGTTGGCCAAGATGAAGCGATTAACGCTATAGCTAAAGCGGTGAGACGGGCCCGGGCTGGACTGAAGGACCCCAGGCACCCCATCGGCAGCTTCATCTTTCTCGGCCCCACAGGAGTTGGCAAGACCGAACTGGTGCGGGTGCTCGCGGAATTCATGTTCGGGAGTAGAGATGCCCTTATCAGGCTGGACATGTCGGAGTTTATGGAGAAGCATGCGGTATCCCGCCTGGTTGGGGCACCACCGGGTTATATCGGTTATGATGAAGGGGGTCAACTCACCGAGGCAGTGAGGCGCAAGGGCTACTCGGCGATCCTTCTGGATGAGATTGAGAAGGCGCACCCCGATGTTTTCAATATACTTCTCCAGATCTTCGATGATGGCCACCTCACCGATGCTAGGGGAAGACGGGTCGATTTTCGCAATACCATTATCGTCATGACCAGCAATATAGGCGCCGAACTGATAAAAAGGGATACTACGCTGGGCTTTGCCACCAAGACCGATGAGGCGAAATCCCAGCAGCAGGTCTATGAGAGGATGAAGAGCAAGGTGCTCGATGAGGTGAAGCGGTTCTTCAGACCAGAGTTCCTCAACCGCATCGACGGTACCGTGGTGTTCCATGCCCTG
The sequence above is drawn from the Dehalococcoidia bacterium genome and encodes:
- a CDS encoding thiolase family protein is translated as MKNGVAIVGVGQTHHKSKNKEYKGQELICVAVKRALESTGLTMADIDAIVIGNMDHFESINYVDMWSVDGSGGYMKPIMKVTTGGTTGSAVGHAAFYHVASGLFDTVLAIGWEQNSESDTTAAISTCFDPITEREYAGGAIGPLAAQYTAYMSKYGATEEDAALVSVRDHNNAARYNPYAHLRQTITVEEVMKSQYISYPIKLLDMCPRTDGACAVVFAGGDKARKIVDRPAWVLGVGDCHILVHMADGIGLANLPSLEVAAREAYEMAGVTDPFKQFDVAELYIPASTAGVCWMEALGICEEGGGPGLIRSGATEMGGELPINPSGGVLATNPIGATGLLRIGEAALQVMGKAERKQVEGAKLAVATGFGGCFWSDVTVISSSPQLN
- a CDS encoding thiolase family protein codes for the protein MDKVGIIGVAQTRYRRYNPASHAEMAYQVTCEALEDAGLTIGDIDNTITVCNDFWDGRTISCMTITEATGSHRVPTTNVEGDGTYGALMGAMRILSGLHKVTLVVAQSKISEGIPQVISNAMFDPVYERVLGVDAISSSALQMRSYMSKYGVTEEQCAKVSVKNHGNAKANPYAQLPLDITVEDVLKSRVLADPIKLLDASPISDGACAIIMTEEKTAGERCSKPIWIKGIGHCADAYHLGDRDLAEVDALVSAAGRAYKMAGVINPMDEIDLAEVYDAFSYMELMWMEGLGLCGRGEGGNMVDSGVTELGGALPVNPSGGVLSAHAVQVAGLVRIAEAVLQLRGEAGARQVEGAKVALAHGIEGACGQGHCVFVLES
- a CDS encoding Zn-ribbon domain-containing OB-fold protein, which encodes MAVRSEELGDSGTLMYPSRIKLPYTWHAGRVGSRFYREIRDNCKIWGTRCPRCERVYLPPRETCPRCFCAIDEWVEVGDVGTLLTYTVIRYAVPGIQPQKPPYALGIVKLDGASTGLMHLLGEVEPDNIRVGMRLKAVFREAREGNYLDIMYFKPLEP
- a CDS encoding MaoC/PaaZ C-terminal domain-containing protein, producing the protein MKYFEEIQVGDVEVTRARTITEADIVNFAAFSGDWYPLHTDVEYAKKGPFGERIAHGMLVLSVATGLMPLYEMAIIAFYGMDRVRFTAPTKIGDTIHVELEVVDKQDKGDLGGVVNLKQSVKNQRGEDVAVSTIKVFIARKPS
- a CDS encoding DUF2752 domain-containing protein, producing MLQCANKTRLLRIAVLGAVFIAAWFWQGEGVSLCLFHTLTGLECPGCGMTRAFHAISHGDFAAAVNYNIFSPALYFFFMAILLSDIVYLTTGRRIPLRVPERIEQVSGYTALFLVMTYCVLRNIIPIEEFI
- a CDS encoding DUF4234 domain-containing protein, whose product is MAKRAKVSERGIPLYIVLSVLTCGLFQIYWFIVLADDIKRLKGGTKPNGVIDFLLGFITCGIYFLYCYYQYPKYIVEIQEKRGIEVNDVSLISLLVGIFFGIISLAVIQNEVNKIATVRK
- a CDS encoding ATP-dependent Clp protease ATP-binding subunit, which encodes MPSRFEKFTERARKVLSLSQEEAQSFNHDYIGTEHILLGLVREGEGVAAKVLISLGVELDKVRSAVEYIIGRGEKGVSGEIGLTPRAKRVIELAVDEARRLNHNYIGTEHLLLGLLREEEGVASGVLESMGISLDKVRAETVRILSQSTSKSHTSIRPASKTPTLDQISVDLTDAARKGKLDPIIGRKKEIERVIQVLSRRTKNNPCLIGEPGVGKTAIVEGLAHHIVAGDVPKSLRDRRLLTLDIGALVAGTKYRGEFEERLKKVIDEVKTSGNCSLFIDEIHTIVGAGAAEGAVDASSILKPPLARGELQCIGATTADDYRKHLEKDAALERRFQPITVEEPSVEETVEILKGIKSRYEEHHQLTISDEALDTAAALAARYIPDRFLPDKAIDLIDEASSRLRIRHLYASPSLSDAIQDLETLRQDKEAAIASQQYERAGELRNRELELEKVVKIHEEEQQEKQESELLVVTSEEIAEVVSMWTGIPVTRLAHDETTRLLQMEEVLHQRIVGQDEAINAIAKAVRRARAGLKDPRHPIGSFIFLGPTGVGKTELVRVLAEFMFGSRDALIRLDMSEFMEKHAVSRLVGAPPGYIGYDEGGQLTEAVRRKGYSAILLDEIEKAHPDVFNILLQIFDDGHLTDARGRRVDFRNTIIVMTSNIGAELIKRDTTLGFATKTDEAKSQQQVYERMKSKVLDEVKRFFRPEFLNRIDGTVVFHALSKEHIRQIVDLMLREVWQELEEKAVKLEVSDTVKTLLGEKGYDPVFGARPLRRVIQDLVEDPLSDALLRGDFGSGDTVLLDCEDDKIVIRTLEAAKSSP